A part of Miscanthus floridulus cultivar M001 chromosome 6, ASM1932011v1, whole genome shotgun sequence genomic DNA contains:
- the LOC136460465 gene encoding uncharacterized protein: MKQLTKVLMDGGSGLNIMYAKMLDAMGIDRARIRSTRAPFHSIVSGKQAMPIGQIDLSITFENLSNYRIETLTFERAYECEVESYKLASATLASKELAAIGKDITERAPDVKRATKSFEPVENVKEVIVDPDNSINKTVRISTTLSPK, from the exons AtgaagcagctcaccaaggtactgatggatgggggcagtggcctcaacatcatgtatgctaagatgctcgacgctatgggcatcgaccgagcgcgCATCCGGTCGACCAGGGCGCCTTTCCATAGCATCGTGTcaggaaagcaggccatgccgatcgggcagatcgatctatccaTCACCTTCGAGAATCTATCCAACTATAGgatagagaccctcacctttgag agggcctatgagtgcgaggtcgagagcTACAAGCTCGCTTCAGCAACCCTCGCTTCCAAGGAGCTCGCAGCTATCGGGAAGGACATCACTGAACGAGCGCCCGACGTGAAGCGGGCGACCAAATCCTTTGAGCCTGTAGAGAATGTCAAGGAGGTCATCGTCGACCCCGACAACTCCATTAATAAGACGGTGCGCATCAGCACCACCCTCTCCCCCAAGTAG